The sequence TGCGGTATCACCTCTGTCCAGCGCAACCAGGCTGGATTCGCCCATGGCGACCATCACTCCGATGACCTGGGCGTTGCGGCCCAGGTCCAGTGCGCTGGCCGCGTTCATTATGTGCGCGGCGTTTTTCAGTTGGGCGCTGGCATAGCCAGCGACAGGTTCCGCGGGCACGTGCTCAGGGTCGGCGGTTCCCGCCGGCCCTGAGCACGCGGTAGCCGCAGTCCCTCCCGACAGGAGCAGGACAATGAGGACGAAGAAGGCCAACAGGAGCACGAGCGGCGCGCCAATCAGGATCAGCGCACCCTTCCCTCGTGGCTCCGTCATGTTATGCGCCTGCTGGACGGATGCGGTCAGCGAGCCACGGCGCGGTCGGACTCGTACGGCTCAGGCTCACGTTGTAGAGGCCGGCGTCGGTGGGAACCTGCACGATGAGCGCGAACTCGGTGGAGCCGTCGTGAATCATGCCGGCGCCAGTTACGTGATGAACAGGCACGTTAACGGGGTCGGTGCCTTCGTAAGCAGCGGCGCCGGCCTGCGTCATGAGCGGGTAGAGGCCATCGATCCATGCCCGGTAACGGAGGCCGGGCTGACCGAATGCGGTGACTGCTTTTTCGGCGGCAGCGATAGCCGCCGTCTGACTCGCCGCGGCGGCTTCCGGTACGGGAGCCACCGCCGCGTCATCCTTGGGCGGGGCCGGGTTCGGGCCGCGCGTCAGCGCCGATGCGGTATTCGAGCCATCGGGACTGGAAGACGACGACGGCGTGGTGCCGACGCACCCGGACAGCGTCAGGAGGACTGCGACGGTCATCGTTGCTGCTGTGGCACGCTTCATAGCCCGTTCGCCACTGTCGCGGTGACCTGGAGCCACGCTTCGCGCGTCGCCGGGGAGAGCGCGTCAAAGTTGAGGGTACCGCCGTCGACGAGTGCCTGGTCATGCGGCACGTCGAGCACGGCGCGGGTCAGCGAAGCGAAGTGACCGTGGAGACGACGGCTCAGTTGTGGGTCGACCAGCTTCGACGGGGCCGCGAGCACGGTGACAGCGTTACGCACCTTCTCGGCGTGGCCCTTTTCATAGAGCCCGTCAACAAGCCATGCAGCGCTGGCGGCAGTGTCCTCACGGATAGTGGAGACGATCACGACCTGATCGGCTGCGTCCAGCGCAGCTTCCCAATTGGAGGCCCGCATGTTGTTGCCCGTGTCAACGACAATCACCCGGTAGAACCGGCTGAGCGTGGCATGTAGCTCATTGAACGCCGTGGCATCGATGGTCGATGATGCCTTAGCGTCCTCGTCGGAGGCAAGCACGTCGAACTGCATCGAGCCCTGCGCTCGAACGTAGTTGTCCAAATCTCCGAGCTGGGCGTTGCGAACGTCGTTGAAGCGGGTGAGGTCGCGGAGCAGGTCGACGGCCGTGTTCTGATGGCGCGCCGGGATGGCCCGCCATCCAAGCGTGCCCCGAGTCTCGTTGTTGTCCCACGCGAGCGTGGAGCCGCCGCGGTGGGTTCCAAATGTGGCTGCGAGGAGGAGCGTTGCGGTGGTCTTGTGAGCTCCGCCCTTTGGATTGATGACGACGACAGTACGCGGGCCGCGCAGAGAGCGTTGAACGCTCTCAATCGCGACCCGGTGGCTTAGCTCGAACGCGCTGGGTGAGGGCGAGACCAGGCCGCCGGTGAGGCGCCTCACTACGCCCTGCCAGCCCATCGCTGCGGGGCCCACGGGCGCCGGCGGCCGCGACTGCAAGAAATCGTTGAGCGTCAACCTCGCTGTTACCGCAGCGGGGGGTAGAGCCTCAACGGAGGTGGGGGGTGTTGGCGTGATGACAGCGGCAGATGCGTCGAGGTCAGTCAGAGCCTCCACACGCCCATCTGGGTGCACTGCCAAGAGTTGCTCACCGAGCGCGTCACGGGTGGTGAGTCGCACGGGGCGCCCCAAGTCGTTTGCGGCGGCGGTAACGAGGGCGAGGATTTCCGCCCTCACCGCCTGGCCATCAGCTCCCGACACGGACTGGGATATGCCGTTGATCGAAACGGATCCGGTCGCGTCCGCGGCAACCGTGGCCTCGATCTTGGGAAACAGGGGAACGGTGTCGATCATGACAGGCCTCTCTCGGCGACGGATGAGCTGAGTGCAGCGTCTTGGTTGTGATGGCTAAGCAGATAGGTGCGCAGTTGGTCGCGGGCGATCCGCCAGCTCTTACCGATTTTCACGCCCGGCAGCCGCGTGCTCGCGGCGCTACTCGTCAGGAGGTTTCGCACGTTGCGTTCCTCCAGATTGAGGACGTGCGCGACGTCACTGACACTGAGCATGTCGCCATAGGCGCGCAGCATAGTGTCGGGCCAGCTCGACGCCACTGAAATGTCTTCCACGCTCCGATGATATCCGAATTGGTCAAATTTGCACACATAAGTACAAATGAGACCATTTTAGGTATTATGCTTTAAAGCGTGAGGCACCCCGAAATGGGGGGACGGATGAACTCATTATGGGGGCTGGCGGTGTGACAGCAAAGAATTGCTGTCGACCACCACTGGAGGGGGATGAACGCATGACCAACGAGAACCCGTGGCTCATTGGCCCAGAACAGCCGCCTGAGCCGGGCGTTGCCGCCGAGCCTCAGCCGCGCCGTGATGCACGATTCGGGGCCACTGCACCTCAGCTGGGAGTACCCGAACCGGACACCGCCGATCGCCTGCCCCGCCGCGAGGCGGTGTGGCCGGCAACGGTCTGGTGGCTCGGAGTCCATGGCGGTGCGGGCGAATCAACACTCACGACTCTCGCCGTCGGCACACGCCCCGCCGATCACGCGTGGCCCATGCCGGTCACGCCCGGTACGACGCACCGCGTTGTGCTCGTGGCGCGCACCAACTACTCGGGGCTGACGGCCGCACAGCGGGCCGCGACCGAATGGGCCGCCAACACTCTCGGTAACAGCGTGCAACTCGCTGGCCTCGTGCTCGTCGCGGATGCGCCCGGCCGCCGGCCGAAGGCACTCCGCGATTTGGAACAGCTCATCGCCGGGGGCGTGCCCCGCGTCTGGCATCTGCCTTGGGTAGACGCCTGGCGTCTCGGTCCCGCGACCGCTGACGATCAACTCCCCAAAGAATTCCGCGAACTCTTCGCAGATCTTTCCCTGGCCCTTCCGAACGCTCCCACTCACAACCGAAAGGCCTAACAATGTCCCTCTCTACTGCCGGCGTAGACGTCCTTAACGCCCTGGGGCCTCTGCTGGCCGCACTCCCAGACCCGGCGCCTGTCGCCCCTCCCGGGTTCGAGGCCGTAGGTACGATCCTTGCCTGGGCCAAGTGGGTCGGCCTGATCGCGGCCATTCTTTCTCTGATCGCGGTCGCCGTGATGTTCATGTTTAACTCACGCCGCGGCGAAGGGGGCGAGCACGTCAAGACTTTCGTATCAATACTTGTCGGCGTCATGATCATCGGCGCGGCAACCGCTCTCGTCGGATTCATTTCCGGCTCCTAGCCACTGTCCCCGCTCTCGAAGGAGTGACGCATGACCAACATTGAGCCAAGAAGCCCGTTCCGCGGACGAGGCTTCATCGCCGCTTCAATCGTGGTTGGCGTCATCGCCCTCGCCGCGATCATCGTCCTCATATCATCCCTTGCCCGCAGCAGCGATGACCCCAAAGCAACACCATCAAACGTGCCCTCGTCGACGTCAACTGCCGTTGCGGGCGACAAGAGCGTATGCGGTCTCGACGGGTTCGAAACCAAGAGCACGCTCACTCAAGCTCCCAAAAATGAATGGGAACTCGTCGGGACGGTAGCGGCACCAACCGAGCCGACGTCCGCTGGGCCTGGAGTCACTGACGAGGGCTTCCGCAGCTGCTATGCCCACACCGCCAAAGGTGCTTTATACGCGGCCGTTAATTGGTTCGCACTGTCGTCAGACGCTCGCAATATTCCCAAGCTTCCCTCCCTAGTGGAGCCAGGGGCGGGACGTGATGCAGCCATTGCGGCCGCCACATCGTCGCCCACAGCGCCCTCGGATACGCGCCTCCAAGTGGCCGGGTTCAAGATCAACTCATACGACGGCCAAGAAGCCGTCATTGATGTTGCGTGGACTGTGACCTCAAAAAACGGCGTTCTTGTGAGCCTACCCACAGTCCTGCACTGGATAGGTGGTGACTGGAAGATTGTGCTGACGGACAAGGGCACCTTCCCCTACACCTCCTCGCCGCTGAAGAACTTAGGCGGATACATTCCGTGGGCAGGAGTTTGAGATGTGCAGTCCTCTAGTCGACCCGCTGGGTTGCTTGGGCGAAGGTGCGAGCGGCATTATCTCCAAGGCGTCGAATGACGCCGTTCAGGAACTAACCAACCAAGTTCTCGAGGGCTTCGGGAAGGTCATGGCCACGATCGGAACGATGTGGGTGTCCGTTCCGACCCCTGTACTCACTGCCGGCAATGCCACGAACAAGGCGCTGAGCGCGCCTCCTGGCTCGGACGCGTTCACGACGATTCTGAGCTACGTGACCTACATCGGGTTGGCCCTCGCGGTGCTTTCAATCATCGCCCTCGGGGCGTTGATCGCGTTGCGCAGCCGCCGCGGTGAAGGCATGCGCAGCGTGGGCACACTCGGCATCATCTTCATTGCCATCATGCTCATTTCGGGTGCGTCCGCGCTTGTTGGCGGGCTGCTCGGCGCGACGGCCCCGGGAGGGTCATCGTCGGCGGTCGGTTTCCTGCAAAATTCTCTCTGGTACTACGTGGGGGCACTCGCAGTGCTGTCAGTGATCATCGGCGGCATCCGCATGGCCTGGGAGCAGCGCGCACAGCCGGGCAAAGATCTACTGCAATCGCTCATTACCCTCATCGTCGTATCGGGCACAGGATTAGCGGTCATCACCCTCGCTGTTACCGCGGCCGACGCGTTCTCGATCTGGATTCTCGACGGTGCAACGAATTGCAGCGTCTCGGACTCTGGCGACTCAACCTGCTTTGGAACAAATCTGGCCAAAATGCTCTCCATCGGAACGGCGGTCAGTCCCGGTGTGGGACTGATCGGGACGCTGATTCTCGCGTCCCTCGCGCTGCTGATGACCTACGTGCAGGTTGCGCTGATGGTCGTCCGCGGTGGTCTGCTCGTCATCCTCGCGGGCGTACTTCCCGTGACGGCGAGCTTCACGAACACTCAGACGGGCAAGCAGTGGTTTGGCAAGGTGATTGGCTGGACGATTGCGTTCATCCTCTACAAGCCCGCCGCAGCGCTGATCTATGCGGCCGCGTTCCAACTCATCAGTTCTGACGCGTTCACCAAAGACGGTCAGGGCTTGTGGTCGATCCTCACGGGTTTGGCGTTGATGATGATGGCCCTCATCGCGTTGCCGGCGCTGCTGAAATTCGTGGCCCCGATGACGGGCGCCGTGAACGGCGGCGGAAACGCTGGGATGGCTCTCGCTGCAGCTGGAGGTGGAGCAGTCGGAGAAATGGCATCCGGGGCCGTGAAGCGGGCAGGTAGCGCGTCCTCGCAGTCCAGCGGTCGCAGCGAGAGCCCGCCCAGTGGCGCGGGTGGAGGCGGAGCCAAAACCGCTAGTCCCTCCCCTTCGCCAGCTGGTGCGAGCAGTGGAGGCGGCGGAAGCGCGGCTTCCGCGAACGGTGCGGGGGCCGGAGCTGGTGCTGCGGCCAGAGGCGGAGCGTCCGCTGGTGCTGGCGGTGCGGGCGCTAGCGGTGCTTCGGCCGCGGCTGGTCCTGCCGCGCCGATCGTGATGGGCGCACAGATTGCGGGCAGCACTGCCAAGGCGGCATCCAGTGCCGCGAGAGGCGCCGTGCAGGGCGCTACCGATGATTCGTACGGCCCTAGCGGCTCGTAGTAGGAGGTTCACTGATGACAAGCGAAAGCGCACCGCGTAGCTACGGGAACTGGACGAAACCGAAAACCGCGGGCCTGTTGGGTCTGAGCGCGATCGGCACCACCATTCTGTTCGTGGGGACAGGTTTCGCCGTTGTGATCACAATGGCGTCGAACATTCTCAACGGCGTGTTGACCGCCGCGATGTTCGCCTTGTTCCTGCTGACTGTGGCGGTCAAGGACAAGCACGGTCAAAGCATGCTGATGCGCACGGCCACACGGGTGGGATGGATGGTTACCAAAAGTCAGGGGACACATCTGTATCGGTCGGGGCCGCTCGGCCGCGCAGACTGGGGCACAGCCCAGCTCCCGGGCTTGGCCGCCGGTTCACGCCTGACGGAATGGCGTGACAGCTACAACCGGCCCTTCGCGCTCGTCCAGGTGCCCGCGACGTCGGACTACACAGTGGTCGTCGGGACGGAGCCTGACGGTGCGGCGCTCGTTGACCGTGAACAGGTCGACGTGTGGGTTGCAGAGTGGGGCATGTGGCTGGCGAGCCTCGGCGATGAGCCAGGCATCGAAGCGGTCTCGGTCACGATCGAGACAGCCCCCGACACGGGAACCCGGTTGCGCCGTGAGGTCACGAGTCGGATAGACCCGAATGCACCGGAATTCGCCAAGAGCATTCTCAACGAGCTGGTGGAGCAGTATCCGGCCGGCTCGGCAACGATCAAGGCGTTTGTGGCCATCACGTTCAACGCTGCAGCTCGTATGGGCGGTAAAAAACGCACCGCTGATGAGATGGGCCGGGAGCTGGCTTCGCGTCTTCCTGGGCTCACTCAAGGCCTGTCTGCCACGGGCGC comes from Cryobacterium sp. GrIS_2_6 and encodes:
- a CDS encoding helix-turn-helix domain-containing protein; this encodes MEDISVASSWPDTMLRAYGDMLSVSDVAHVLNLEERNVRNLLTSSAASTRLPGVKIGKSWRIARDQLRTYLLSHHNQDAALSSSVAERGLS
- a CDS encoding chromosome partitioning protein, which produces MIDTVPLFPKIEATVAADATGSVSINGISQSVSGADGQAVRAEILALVTAAANDLGRPVRLTTRDALGEQLLAVHPDGRVEALTDLDASAAVITPTPPTSVEALPPAAVTARLTLNDFLQSRPPAPVGPAAMGWQGVVRRLTGGLVSPSPSAFELSHRVAIESVQRSLRGPRTVVVINPKGGAHKTTATLLLAATFGTHRGGSTLAWDNNETRGTLGWRAIPARHQNTAVDLLRDLTRFNDVRNAQLGDLDNYVRAQGSMQFDVLASDEDAKASSTIDATAFNELHATLSRFYRVIVVDTGNNMRASNWEAALDAADQVVIVSTIREDTAASAAWLVDGLYEKGHAEKVRNAVTVLAAPSKLVDPQLSRRLHGHFASLTRAVLDVPHDQALVDGGTLNFDALSPATREAWLQVTATVANGL
- a CDS encoding DUF6668 family protein, giving the protein MTNENPWLIGPEQPPEPGVAAEPQPRRDARFGATAPQLGVPEPDTADRLPRREAVWPATVWWLGVHGGAGESTLTTLAVGTRPADHAWPMPVTPGTTHRVVLVARTNYSGLTAAQRAATEWAANTLGNSVQLAGLVLVADAPGRRPKALRDLEQLIAGGVPRVWHLPWVDAWRLGPATADDQLPKEFRELFADLSLALPNAPTHNRKA
- a CDS encoding SCO6880 family protein encodes the protein MTSESAPRSYGNWTKPKTAGLLGLSAIGTTILFVGTGFAVVITMASNILNGVLTAAMFALFLLTVAVKDKHGQSMLMRTATRVGWMVTKSQGTHLYRSGPLGRADWGTAQLPGLAAGSRLTEWRDSYNRPFALVQVPATSDYTVVVGTEPDGAALVDREQVDVWVAEWGMWLASLGDEPGIEAVSVTIETAPDTGTRLRREVTSRIDPNAPEFAKSILNELVEQYPAGSATIKAFVAITFNAAARMGGKKRTADEMGRELASRLPGLTQGLSATGAGATHPLSAQELCEVIRVAYDPAAARLIDDANAAGEPPELYWPEVGPTAHQANWDTYRHDSAVSVTWMMSGAPRGNVPSSILARLLAPHRDVARKRVTLLYRPIDAAKAAAIVEADVRASTFNLQSSDKPTARSMTATRAALATAQEEASGAGLVNFGMLVTATVTDAAHAADAKAAIDNLSATARLRLRVVHGSQDSAFAAALPLGLVLPRHLRVPSEVREQL